In Edaphobacter paludis, a single window of DNA contains:
- the cyoE gene encoding heme o synthase produces MATSATTDQVLAPAKPHTLLSDYATLFKLRVSAMVVITAGAGFYLGSLHSGISPFHAGLIEAIAGIAVVTCGSAALNQALERRTDHLMRRTASRPMAAGRIGLAHGLILGFAAVFLGSLYLAYTTNLLTGTLTLLTAILYVGIYTPLKRFTVINTFIGAFPGALPPLIGWTAARGIIEWPGVALFAILFIWQFPHFMAIGWMYREDYARAGIRLTPTQPDAQDAARSTVIQSLFYAVLMIPVSVWPTWLGITGIPYAIAASILSAGYLFYTIRFARITRNPLADESRRYARDLLHASIIYLPLLMAALMLNAQGRLLF; encoded by the coding sequence GTGGCCACCTCCGCGACAACCGATCAAGTCCTCGCCCCGGCGAAGCCACACACCCTGCTCAGCGATTACGCCACCCTCTTCAAGCTCCGCGTCTCCGCCATGGTCGTCATCACTGCCGGAGCGGGCTTCTATCTCGGCAGCCTGCACAGCGGGATCAGCCCCTTCCACGCCGGTCTCATCGAAGCCATCGCCGGAATTGCGGTCGTCACCTGTGGATCGGCAGCGCTCAATCAGGCTCTCGAGCGCCGCACCGACCATCTCATGCGCCGCACCGCCAGCCGTCCCATGGCTGCCGGACGCATCGGCCTTGCTCACGGCCTGATCCTCGGATTCGCCGCCGTCTTTCTCGGCTCGCTCTATCTCGCCTACACAACAAATTTATTAACCGGAACTCTGACCCTCCTCACCGCGATTCTGTACGTCGGCATCTACACGCCGCTCAAGCGCTTCACCGTCATCAACACCTTCATCGGAGCCTTTCCCGGAGCGCTTCCGCCGCTCATCGGCTGGACCGCAGCTCGCGGAATCATCGAGTGGCCCGGCGTCGCGCTCTTCGCCATCCTCTTCATCTGGCAGTTCCCGCACTTCATGGCCATCGGCTGGATGTACCGCGAAGACTACGCCCGCGCCGGAATTCGCCTCACTCCCACCCAGCCCGACGCGCAGGACGCCGCGCGCAGCACCGTCATTCAGTCGCTTTTCTACGCCGTCCTGATGATTCCAGTCAGTGTCTGGCCGACCTGGCTCGGCATTACAGGAATTCCTTACGCCATCGCCGCAAGCATTCTCAGCGCCGGATATCTCTTCTACACCATCCGCTTCGCCCGCATCACCCGCAATCCGCTCGCCGACGAATCGCGCCGCTACGCCCGCGATCTTCTTCACGCCTCGATCATTTATCTGCCACTGCTGATGGCCGCGCTGATGTTGAACGCGCAAGGACGCCTGCTCTTCTAA
- a CDS encoding YdeI/OmpD-associated family protein: MAYRERWTKEIVEMRRLLAEFAMKEECKWGKPTYTVNGNNVVILQGFKEFFALGFFQGALLKDPKKLLVQLGQTQAGRVMKFAVAEEIISKAATIRAYVREAMAIEKAGLRVERKKTEDFPVPEELKAKFQSDPRFKKAFLALTPGRQRGYLYHFAAAKQGSTRVARIEKAMPAILAGRGFLERPKR, encoded by the coding sequence ATGGCTTATCGAGAGCGCTGGACGAAAGAGATTGTGGAGATGCGACGGTTGCTTGCCGAGTTCGCCATGAAGGAAGAGTGCAAGTGGGGAAAGCCCACCTACACCGTGAACGGAAATAATGTTGTCATCCTGCAAGGGTTTAAAGAATTCTTTGCCTTGGGGTTCTTTCAAGGAGCGTTGCTGAAGGATCCAAAGAAACTTCTAGTGCAATTGGGGCAGACGCAGGCGGGACGAGTGATGAAGTTCGCCGTTGCCGAGGAGATCATTTCCAAGGCTGCGACGATCAGAGCTTACGTGCGTGAGGCGATGGCCATTGAGAAGGCCGGTCTGCGGGTGGAGAGGAAGAAGACCGAGGATTTTCCGGTACCGGAGGAGTTGAAGGCAAAGTTCCAGAGCGATCCGCGGTTCAAGAAAGCTTTCCTTGCATTGACGCCAGGGCGCCAACGGGGATATTTGTACCACTTCGCTGCGGCGAAACAGGGGTCGACGCGAGTGGCTCGGATAGAAAAGGCTATGCCGGCGATTCTCGCCGGACGTGGATTTCTAGAGCGCCCCAAGAGGTAG
- a CDS encoding xanthine dehydrogenase family protein molybdopterin-binding subunit, with the protein MIDTPLEQQPERQLDHRYDALAKVTGRAKYAAEFPVKNVAYAYIVQATIPAGTVAAIDDAAATRASGVHSILTPFNAPKLAELGNVNVLQDTTVYYSGQPIAVVVARSLPEARSAAALLHITYKEQPAKLDFEGLLKEARPPKRGGTSRRGDPDASLAKATVTIEQTYSTPVQNHNPMEPHATIAAWDGDKLNVYDATQGITSVQQGLARAFSIPQTNVHVECPYTGGGFGCKGYVWSHTILAAMAAKVAQRPVKLVLDRDQMFGPVGSRPNTRQHIKLAASSDGKLLLQQHDSTCYTSFISDWVESAANPTTLLYDSESLSVSHLVVPLNLGMGTWMRAPGEATNSVALEIAFDELAEKLNIDPIQLRLANYAEKDPRNGKPWSSKHLREAYAQAAERFGWSKRNTQPGQLREGNKLIGHGMATANYGAGRSPSSAVVRILPNGRLFVGIGTQDLGTGTYTILAQAAALAFSIDPSLVDVKLGDTNLPRSGGSGGSTTAASVCPAVYEAASQAKLKLAQLAVADTQSPLHGATAEDLEAKDGKLFLKSAPDKSETITALIARNGGTPVEATATSELAKDRDSFTSHSWGAVFAEVAVDADTHMVHVRRVVATYDIGTLLNDKTGINQLTGGIVWGISMALHEQALIDKKYGRTVNENFAEYHVPVNADVGEIDVTCLNIPDYRFNPLGARGIGEIGITGTAAAIANAIYNATGKRVRDLPITLDKLMTA; encoded by the coding sequence ATGATCGACACTCCGCTAGAGCAGCAGCCCGAGCGCCAGCTCGACCACCGCTACGACGCCTTGGCCAAGGTCACCGGCCGTGCGAAATACGCAGCCGAGTTCCCCGTCAAGAACGTCGCCTATGCCTACATCGTGCAGGCGACCATCCCCGCCGGAACCGTAGCCGCCATCGACGACGCAGCCGCCACCCGCGCCTCCGGTGTCCACAGCATCCTCACCCCGTTCAACGCACCGAAACTCGCAGAGCTAGGCAACGTCAACGTCCTCCAGGACACGACCGTCTATTACAGTGGCCAGCCCATCGCCGTCGTCGTCGCCCGCTCCCTGCCCGAGGCTCGCTCCGCCGCCGCGCTGCTCCACATCACCTACAAGGAGCAGCCCGCAAAGCTTGACTTCGAAGGTCTCCTCAAAGAGGCACGCCCGCCCAAACGCGGCGGCACCTCCCGCCGTGGAGATCCAGACGCCTCCCTCGCCAAAGCCACCGTTACCATCGAGCAGACCTACTCAACGCCCGTCCAGAACCACAACCCGATGGAGCCTCACGCCACCATCGCTGCATGGGACGGCGATAAGCTCAACGTTTACGATGCAACGCAAGGCATCACCAGCGTTCAGCAGGGACTGGCCCGCGCCTTCTCCATCCCGCAAACCAACGTCCACGTCGAATGCCCTTACACCGGCGGCGGATTCGGCTGCAAGGGCTACGTCTGGTCGCACACCATTCTCGCGGCCATGGCGGCCAAAGTCGCTCAGCGTCCCGTAAAGCTCGTCCTCGATCGCGACCAGATGTTCGGCCCCGTAGGCTCGCGCCCCAATACCCGCCAGCACATCAAGCTCGCCGCCTCGTCCGACGGCAAGCTCCTGCTCCAGCAGCACGACTCCACCTGCTACACCTCGTTCATCTCCGATTGGGTTGAGAGCGCCGCCAACCCAACCACGCTGCTCTACGACAGCGAATCGCTCTCGGTCAGCCACCTCGTCGTCCCCCTCAACCTCGGCATGGGCACCTGGATGCGCGCCCCCGGCGAAGCCACCAACAGCGTCGCCCTCGAAATCGCCTTCGATGAGCTGGCCGAAAAACTCAACATCGATCCCATCCAGCTCCGCCTCGCCAACTACGCCGAAAAGGATCCTCGTAACGGCAAGCCCTGGTCGAGCAAGCATCTCCGCGAAGCCTACGCCCAGGCCGCCGAGCGCTTCGGCTGGTCCAAACGCAATACGCAGCCCGGTCAACTCCGCGAAGGCAACAAGCTCATCGGCCACGGCATGGCCACCGCCAACTACGGAGCCGGTCGCTCTCCCTCCTCCGCCGTAGTCCGCATCCTTCCCAACGGCCGCCTCTTCGTCGGCATCGGAACCCAGGACCTCGGCACCGGCACCTACACCATCCTCGCCCAGGCCGCAGCCCTCGCCTTCTCCATCGACCCCTCGCTGGTCGATGTCAAACTAGGCGACACCAACCTCCCCCGCTCCGGCGGCTCCGGCGGATCGACCACCGCCGCCTCCGTCTGCCCTGCCGTCTACGAAGCCGCATCCCAGGCCAAGCTCAAACTCGCGCAACTCGCGGTAGCCGACACACAGTCTCCCCTCCACGGAGCCACCGCCGAAGACCTCGAAGCCAAAGACGGCAAGCTCTTCCTCAAATCCGCACCCGATAAATCCGAGACCATCACCGCTCTCATCGCCCGCAACGGCGGCACTCCCGTCGAAGCCACCGCCACCAGCGAACTCGCCAAAGACCGCGACAGCTTCACCTCCCACTCCTGGGGAGCGGTCTTCGCCGAGGTCGCCGTCGACGCCGACACCCACATGGTCCACGTACGCCGCGTCGTCGCCACCTACGACATCGGCACCCTGCTCAATGACAAGACCGGTATCAACCAACTCACCGGCGGCATCGTCTGGGGCATCAGCATGGCCCTCCACGAACAGGCGCTCATCGACAAGAAATATGGCCGCACGGTCAACGAAAACTTCGCCGAATACCACGTCCCCGTCAACGCCGACGTAGGCGAAATCGACGTCACCTGCCTCAACATTCCCGACTACAGGTTCAACCCTCTCGGCGCACGCGGCATCGGCGAAATCGGCATCACCGGCACCGCCGCCGCTATTGCCAATGCCATCTACAACGCCACCGGCAAACGCGTCCGCGACCTACCCATCACTCTCGACAAACTCATGACCGCATGA
- a CDS encoding xanthine dehydrogenase family protein subunit M, translated as MNPFTYQRATAPEEAIHAASARDAKFLGGGTNLIDLMKDGVEHPATLIDINHLDLTQVTTTSTGGALIGALVRNSDLANHEMIRHNYPLLSQGLLSGASPQLRNMATTGGNLLQRTRCYYFMDTAFPACNKRNPGSGCAAIQGFNRIHAILGASEDCIATNPSDMNVAMAALNATVHVQGPKGKRTILFAEFHRLPGKTPQIETNLKPDELITAVELPAPRFAKNSWYLKVRDRQSYAFALVAVAAGLEMNGNTIKSAGLALGGVAHKPWRSLEAEKSLAGATASPEAFKKAADLAVAGAHPYEHNAFKIELAKQSIVRALTLAAQGAQA; from the coding sequence ATGAACCCCTTTACTTACCAACGCGCCACCGCCCCCGAAGAAGCCATCCATGCCGCCTCCGCCCGCGATGCAAAGTTCCTCGGCGGCGGCACCAACCTCATCGACCTGATGAAGGACGGCGTAGAGCATCCAGCCACGCTGATCGACATCAACCACCTCGATCTCACCCAGGTCACCACCACATCCACCGGCGGTGCCCTCATCGGCGCCCTCGTCCGCAACAGCGACCTCGCCAACCACGAGATGATTCGCCACAACTACCCATTGCTTTCCCAGGGCCTCCTCAGCGGAGCCTCTCCGCAACTGCGCAACATGGCCACCACCGGCGGCAACCTCCTCCAGCGAACGCGCTGCTACTACTTCATGGACACAGCCTTCCCAGCCTGCAACAAGCGCAACCCCGGCTCTGGCTGTGCAGCCATCCAAGGCTTCAACCGCATACACGCCATTCTCGGCGCAAGCGAAGACTGCATTGCCACCAACCCCTCCGACATGAACGTAGCCATGGCCGCTCTCAACGCCACCGTCCACGTCCAAGGCCCCAAGGGCAAACGCACCATCCTCTTCGCCGAATTCCACCGCCTCCCCGGCAAGACTCCGCAGATCGAAACCAATCTCAAGCCCGACGAGCTCATCACCGCCGTCGAACTTCCCGCGCCCAGATTTGCAAAAAACTCCTGGTACCTCAAAGTCCGCGACCGCCAGAGCTACGCCTTCGCGCTGGTCGCCGTAGCCGCCGGCCTCGAAATGAACGGCAACACCATCAAATCAGCCGGCCTCGCACTGGGCGGAGTAGCCCACAAACCCTGGCGGTCCCTCGAAGCCGAGAAATCTCTGGCCGGTGCAACAGCCAGTCCCGAAGCCTTCAAGAAAGCCGCCGACCTCGCCGTAGCCGGAGCCCACCCCTACGAGCACAACGCCTTCAAGATCGAACTCGCCAAACAGAGCATCGTGCGCGCCCTCACCCTCGCCGCGCAAGGAGCACAAGCATGA
- a CDS encoding 2Fe-2S iron-sulfur cluster-binding protein, translated as MSTPPCSPLDEELLENESDSSDSEISRRTFVKAAGILSAGVATGLPRMAEAEAAQTAAASVPQTISVTLKVNGKSEALTLDTRTTLLDALRDHLDLTGSKKGCDHGQCGACTVLIDGRRVNSCLTLAAVANGAEITTIEGLADGDNLSPVQAAFLEHDAFQCGYCTPGQICSATALLTEQKHGTLSTVSFETGNLSNPQLTDNEIRERMSGNICRCAAYPNIVAAVRAAQRASA; from the coding sequence ATGAGCACACCCCCCTGCTCCCCTCTCGATGAAGAACTCCTCGAAAACGAGTCAGACTCTTCCGACAGCGAAATCTCCCGCCGCACCTTCGTCAAAGCCGCAGGCATCCTAAGCGCCGGAGTCGCCACCGGCCTCCCCCGCATGGCCGAAGCCGAGGCCGCCCAAACCGCCGCCGCCAGCGTCCCCCAGACGATCTCCGTCACCCTCAAGGTCAACGGCAAATCCGAGGCCCTCACCCTCGACACTCGCACCACCCTGCTCGACGCCCTCCGCGACCACCTCGATCTCACCGGCAGCAAAAAGGGTTGCGATCATGGCCAATGCGGAGCCTGCACCGTCCTCATCGACGGTCGCCGGGTCAACAGTTGCCTCACTCTCGCCGCCGTAGCCAACGGAGCCGAGATCACCACCATCGAGGGCCTCGCCGACGGCGACAATCTCAGCCCCGTGCAAGCCGCCTTCCTTGAGCATGACGCCTTCCAGTGCGGCTACTGCACCCCCGGCCAGATCTGTTCCGCCACCGCTCTGCTCACTGAGCAGAAGCACGGCACTCTAAGCACCGTCTCCTTCGAGACCGGAAACCTCAGCAACCCTCAGCTCACCGACAATGAGATCCGCGAGCGCATGTCCGGCAACATCTGCCGCTGCGCCGCCTACCCCAACATCGTGGCCGCCGTCCGCGCGGCGCAGAGAGCCAGCGCATGA
- the ribB gene encoding 3,4-dihydroxy-2-butanone-4-phosphate synthase gives MFADVAEAVAEIRAGRMVVVVDDEDRENEGDLTLAAEFVTPEAINFMARFGRGLICLTLTEERADYLRLGPMTQENTSRFGTAFTESIEAREGVTTGISAADRAHTIRVAIDPGSTAQDLARPGHVFPLRARKGGVLVRAGQTEASVDLARMAGLISAGVICEIMNEDGTMARVPDLIKFCELHGLKMVTVADLIRYRLQNERYIHRVAESLMPTAHGEFRMIAYESEVEGGESHVALVYGDVAGDEPVTVRVHTHCLAGDVFSTTLCDCRAVVENSLRIIAETGRGALVYLHNGTKGFGIDRGTVPARVALHREQRSRERGDDRTQRTLRQVGLGGQILSDLGIHKIRLLTNTPTHVPALQGFGIEIVEQVPVPVGVKV, from the coding sequence ATGTTTGCCGATGTTGCCGAGGCGGTCGCGGAGATACGGGCTGGACGAATGGTGGTGGTCGTCGACGACGAGGACCGCGAGAACGAGGGCGACCTTACCCTGGCGGCGGAGTTTGTTACGCCTGAGGCCATCAACTTTATGGCACGGTTTGGGCGCGGTTTGATTTGCCTGACGTTGACAGAAGAGCGGGCGGATTATCTGCGGCTGGGGCCCATGACGCAGGAGAATACTTCGCGATTTGGCACGGCATTTACCGAGAGCATCGAGGCTCGGGAAGGCGTGACTACGGGAATCTCCGCGGCGGACAGGGCGCATACGATTCGCGTGGCGATCGATCCGGGTTCTACGGCTCAGGATCTGGCGCGGCCGGGGCATGTTTTCCCGCTGCGAGCGCGGAAGGGCGGCGTGCTGGTGCGGGCGGGGCAGACCGAGGCTTCGGTCGATCTGGCGCGGATGGCCGGACTGATTTCGGCGGGCGTGATCTGCGAGATCATGAATGAAGACGGGACCATGGCGCGTGTCCCGGATCTGATAAAGTTCTGCGAACTGCATGGGCTCAAGATGGTGACGGTAGCGGACCTCATTCGGTACCGGTTGCAGAATGAGCGGTATATTCATCGCGTTGCGGAGTCGCTGATGCCGACGGCGCATGGCGAGTTTCGCATGATCGCTTATGAGAGCGAGGTGGAGGGCGGCGAGTCGCATGTGGCGCTGGTGTACGGCGATGTGGCTGGCGATGAGCCGGTGACGGTGCGGGTGCATACGCACTGCCTGGCGGGGGATGTGTTTTCGACGACGCTTTGCGATTGCAGGGCGGTGGTCGAGAACTCTTTGCGCATCATTGCCGAGACAGGCCGGGGTGCTTTGGTGTACCTGCACAATGGAACCAAAGGTTTTGGCATCGATCGTGGGACGGTGCCTGCGCGGGTGGCTCTGCATCGCGAACAGCGGTCTCGCGAACGGGGTGATGACCGGACGCAGAGGACGCTGCGGCAGGTGGGGCTAGGGGGGCAGATTCTGTCCGATCTGGGGATTCATAAGATCCGGCTGCTGACCAATACACCTACGCATGTGCCAGCTCTGCAGGGATTTGGGATTGAGATTGTAGAGCAGGTTCCGGTGCCGGTTGGCGTGAAGGTTTAG